In the genome of Lacerta agilis isolate rLacAgi1 chromosome 2, rLacAgi1.pri, whole genome shotgun sequence, one region contains:
- the DDX46 gene encoding probable ATP-dependent RNA helicase DDX46 isoform X4, producing the protein MGRESRSTKQQVSKQKQHYRKRSSSRGRSGSRSKSRSPSDKRAKRGDDRRSRSRDRERRRERSRSRDKRRSRSRDRKRVRRSRSRERERSRERRRSRSRERRRSRSRSRGRRSRSSSPGKNKKLENRSRSKEKVEGVEVNKEKKKEKEDKEEEKGQDVNNFDQNKLEEEMRKRKERVEKWREEQRKKAMENIGELKKEIEEMKQGKKWSLEDDDDDDEETAEGEKEGNEIEDEELDPLDAYMEEVKEEVKKFNMRSVKGGGGGGSEKKSGPTVTKVVTVVKTKKASPETEKKKGELMVNDQDAMEYSSEEEEVDLQTALTGYQTKHRKLLEPVDHGKIEYEPYRKNFYVEVPELAKMTQEEVNAYRLEMEGIIVKGKGCPKPIKTWVQCGISMKILSSMKKHGYEKPTPIQAQAIPAIMGGRDLIGIAKTGSGKTIAFLLPMFRHIMDQRQLEEGEGPIAVIMTPTRELALQITKECKKFSKTLGVRVVCVYGGTGISEQIAELKRGAEIIVCTPGRMIDMLAANNGRVTNLRRVTYVVLDEADRMFDMGFEPQVMRIVDNVRPDRQTVMFSATFPRAMEALARRILSKPIEVQVGGRSVVCSDVEQKVIVIEEENKFLKLLELLGHYQEQGAVIIFVDKQEHADGLLKDLMRASYPCLSLHGGIDQYDRDSIINDFKSGVCKLLVATSVAARGLDVKHLMLVVNYSCPNHYEDYVHRAGRTGRAGNKGYAYTFITEDQARYAGDIIKALELSSNPVPPELEKLWTDFKDQQKAEGKTIKKSSGFSGKGFKFDETEEALANERKKLQKAALGLQDSDDEDTAVSIDEQIESMFNSKKRVKDMASSGGTSNVPAPTAGNAEKLEIAKRLALRINAQKNLGAEAQDVMQQATNAILRGGTIQAPTVSAKTIAEQLAEKINAKLNYVPIEKQEEEKQEGGQNESFKRYEEELEINDFPQTARWKVTSKEALHRISEYSEAAITIRGTYFPPGKEPKEGERKIYLAIESANELAVQKAKAEITRLIKEELIRLQNSYQPTNKGRYKVL; encoded by the exons ATGGGTCGGGAGTCCAG ATCAACAAAGCAACAGGTGTCCAAACAAAAACA GCATTATCGGAAGCGCTCCTCATCACGAGGGCGTTCTGGTAGCCGTTCTAAGAGTCGCTCTCCATCTGACAAGAGAGCAAAACGTGGAGATGATAGACGTTCTAGAAGCAGGGACAGAGAACGTAGGCGTGAAAGATCACGGAGCAGGGACAAGAGGAGATCTCGGTCACGTGATCGAAAGCGTGTGAG GCGTTCACGAAGCAGAGAGCGGGAACGGAGCAGAGAGAGGAGACGATCACGGAGTCGAGAGAGAAGAAGATCCAGAAGCCGAAGTAGAGGGCGGCGGTCCCGATCTTCTAGCCCTGGCAAGAACAAGAAATTAGAAAACAG ATCACGATCTAAAGAAAAGGTAGAAGGTGTGGAAgttaacaaagaaaagaaaaaagagaaagaggacaaagaagaagaaaagggtcaAGATGTAAAT AATTTTGATCAGAACAAActagaagaggaaatgaggaagcGAAAAGAAAGAgtagagaaatggagagaagaacAGCGCAAAAAAGCTATGGAAAATATAGGAGAACTAAAGAAAGAAATTGAAGAAATGaagcaggggaaaaaatggagCTTAGAAGATGATGATG atgatgatgaagaaactgcagaaggggaaaaggaaggtaATGAGATTGAAGATGAAGAACTTGATCCATTAGATGCATATATGGAAGAAGTGAAAGAAGAGGTTAAGAAGTTCAATATGAGAAGTGTaaaaggtggaggtggaggtggaagtgaaaag aaatctgggCCAACAGTTACTAAAGTAGTAACAGTGGTGAAAACCAAAAAAGCATCTccagaaacagaaaagaagaaaggagaacttATGGTGAATGACCAAGATGCAATGGAG TATTCCTCTGAAGAGGAGGAAGTAGATCTCCAGACTGCACTGACAGGGTACCAGACCAAACATAGGAAATTGCTGGAACCAGTGGATCATGGGAAGATTGAATATGAGCCCTACAGGAAAAACTTCTATGTTGAAGTCCCAGAGCTAGCTAAGATGACTCAGGAAG AGGTGAATGCATATAGGCTGGAAATGGAAGGAATTATAGTCAAGGGTAAAGGATGTCCTAAACCAATTAAAACCTGGGTACAGTGTGGTATTTCTATGAAAATCCTGAGTTCCATGAAAAA GCATGGCTATGAGAAGCCCACCCCTATCCAAGCCCAAGCTATACCTGCAATTATGGGTGGACGTGATTTAATTGGCATTGCTAAAACAGGAAGTGGAAAGACCATTGCTTTTCTGTTGCCCATGTTCAGGCACATCATGGACCAGAGACAACTAGAAGAAGGAGAGGGTCCAATAG CTGTTATTATGACTCCTACTCGAGAGCTGGCTTTACAGATTACAAAGGAGTGTAAGAAGTTCTCAAAGACACTTGGGGTTAGAGTTGTGTGTGTATATGGAGGAACAGGAATAAGTGAACAG ATTGCTGAACTGAAAAGGGGTGCTGAAATAATCGTTTGCACACCTGGTCGCATGATTGACATGTTAGCAGCTAACAATG GTCGAGTGACAAATCTTCGGAGAGTGACATATGTTGTCCTTGATGAAGCTGACAGAATGTTTGACATGGGCTTTGAGCCTCAG GTTATGCGCATTGTAGACAATGTGAGACCTGATCGCCAGACTGTTATGTTCTCTGCTACCTTCCCTAGAGCCATGGAGGCTTTAGCTCGTCGAATATTAAGCAAGCCAATAGAAGTCCAAGTTGGTGGTAGGAGTGTCGTCTGCTCTGATGTGGAACAAAAAGTG ATTGTCATAGAGGAGGAGAACAAGTTTTTGAAGTTACTTGAATTATTGGGACATTATCAGGAACAAGGAGCTGTCATTATATTTGTAGATAAACAAGAACATGCTGATGGATTGCTGAAAGACTTAATGAGAGCCTCTTACCCCTGCCTGTCTCTTCATGGAG GTATTGACCAGTATGATAGAGATAGcataatcaatgattttaagagTGGAGTGTGCAAACTTCTTGTAGCCACATCCGTGGCAGCCCGAGGTCTTGATGTAAAACATCTTATGCTTGTAGTCAACTACAGCTGTCCCAATCATTATGAGGATTATGTGCACAGAGCAGGCAGAACTGGACGAGCAGGCAACAAA GGTTATGCATATACCTTCATTACTGAAGATCAAGCACGGTATGCTGGTGATATAATTAAAGCTTTGGAGTTGTCAAGTAATCCAGTTCCTCCTGAGCTGGAGAAGCTTTGGACTGACTTCAAAGATCAGCAGAAGGCT gaggggaaaacaaTTAAGAAGAGCAGCGGGTTTTCTGGGAAAGGATTCAAGTTTGATGAAACTGAGGAGGCTTTGGCTAATGAGCGGAAGAAATTACAAAAAGCTGCACTTGGCTTGCAAGATTCAGATGATGAGGATACGGCAGTTTCA ATTGACGAGCAGATTGAAAGTATGTTCAATTCAAAGAAAAGAGTGAAGGACATGGCATCGTCTGGCGGGACATCTAATGTTCCTGCCCCAACAGcaggaaatgcagaaaagttAGAAATTGCTAAGAGATTGGCATTGAGAATCAATGCACAGAAAAATCTTGGAGCCGAGGCACAA GATGTGATGCAGCAAGCTACCAATGCTATCCTTAGGGGTGGCACCATTCAGGCTCCAACTGTATCTGCAAAGACCATTGCAGAACAACTGGCTGAGAAGATCAATGCCAAGCTGAATTACGTACCCATAGAGAAACAAGAGGAGGAAAAACAGGAAGGCGGACAAAATGAATCTTTTAAAAGATATGAGGAAGAACTGGAGATCAATGATTTCCCACAG ACTGCCAGGTGGAAAGTAACATCAAAGGAAGCTCTGCACAGAATAAGTGAATATTCTGAAGCTGCCATTACAATCAGAGGAACATACTTTCCTCCAGGCAAAGAACCCAAGGAGGGAGAACGAAAAATTTACTTGGCCATTGAGA GTGCCAATGAATTGGCTGTGCAGAAAGCAAAGGCAGAAATCACCAGGCTTATAAAAGAAGAGCTTATCAGACTG CAAAATTcataccaaccaaccaacaaaggaAGATACAAAGTTTTATAA